The Pochonia chlamydosporia 170 chromosome Unknown PCv3seq00012, whole genome shotgun sequence genome has a segment encoding these proteins:
- a CDS encoding TPR-like protein (similar to Glarea lozoyensis ATCC 20868 XP_008083525.1) has product MKRPVSGNPDLVEGELDGLNLAGDETTPSRRGSKKICSPPASVTQQRGSRGSSPPTPVRSRARPSERDDGFVRGSKNVSGRQLWTADDDRKGAAPQRPRTPQTRRGPLAASGSHRRSPQHRTHPKFSQHHAHVQSPSENEVSSELFRQPHTRPISSDQLAAEVQGIYAGLVLLENKCIEYDNSQIHAELSEEQYHALISLHRSLLHEHHDFLLASQHPSASDALRRLASDHKMPVRMWHHGIHSFLELLRRKLSKSREHMLTFIYIAYTMIALLYETVPAFEDTWVECLGDLGRYRMAVEDDDIRDREIWTGVSKYWYTKASDKAPTTGRLYHHLAILARPNALQQLYFYAKSLCVPIPFLKARESMMTLFHPLLTPSPNAVQRLDPVDAAFVRVHGIIFSGKHEDQLEPSMKQFLDLLDSRIGREHGNWLESGYYIGISLSCLLLGFGDESNVLMRAILNPHRKHSDMDDNCEANTKSCANFKTSVEFAARTFKIVIARCGDKNILPCLHTLLVFYWFMMDFDAGQQYLEDSLPWEETAQLLNHLLRTSKVAPRLDTDEIPWPEGGFAHPLPEDYAMRGLIYTKNYYPNKWFDNTEIEDDEKYFEPASTVVNRCERILWLGYSIALKKKGKLVWDEHAKQFSTKSNDIDARQNEPGTPKQGPSKTIGASGVED; this is encoded by the exons ATGAAGAGACCTGTGTCTGGCAATCCTGACTTGGTTGAGGGCGAACTTGACGGGCTAAAtttggctggtgatgagacgACGCCTAGCCGCCGGGGAAGTAAGAAGATATGCTCCCCCCCTGCATCAGTAACTCAACAGCGTGGATCGCGTGGATCGTCACCACCCACACCTGTCCGAAGTCGTGCCAGGCCGAGCGAGAGGGACGATGGTTTTGTTCGTGGCAGCAAGAATGTATCTGGTAGGCAGCTTTGGACGGCTGATGACGACCGAAAAGGGGCCGCACCACAGCGACCCAGGACACCACAGACTAGACGCGGTCCATTAGCGGCGAGCGGGAGTCATCGGCGGTCTCCGCAGCACCGAACTCATCCCAAGTTCTCACAGCATCATGCCCATGTTCAGTCGCCTTCTGAAAACGAAGTGTCATCCGAGTTATTCCGGCAACCTCATACCAGGCCAATATCATCAGATCAGCTCGCGGCTGAAGTCCAAGGCATTTATGCCGGATTGGTCTTGCTTGAGAACAAATGCATTGAGTATGACAATTCTCAGATCCATGCCGAACTAAGTGAGGAGCAATATCATGCACTGATATCTCTACATCGTTCCTTACTCCATGAACATCATGACTTCCTATTGGCATCGCAACATCCGTCGGCGAGTGATGCGCTTCGACGACTCGCTTCTGACCACAAAATGCCTGTGCGTATGTGGCATCATGGTATTCACTCATTCTTGGAGCTCCTGAGGCGAAAACTCTCAAAATCACGCGAACACATGCTGACATTTATATACATTGCCTACACGATGATTGCGTTGCTATATGAAACTGTGCCTGCATTTGAAGATACTTGGGTCGAATGCTTAGGCGACTTAGGACGTTATAGGATGGCAGTGGAAGACGATGATATTCGGGATCGGGAAATTTGGACTGGGGTCTCCAAGTATTGGTACACGAAGGCTTCGGACAAGGCACCAACGACAGGGCGGCTTTACCACCACCTAGCAATTTTGGCGCGTCCGAATGCACTCCAGCAACTGTACTTTTACGCCAAATCCCTTTGCGTGCCAATTCCTTTCCTCAAGGCTAGAGAGAGCATGATGACGCTATTTCATCCCCTGTTGACTCCTAGTCCAAACGCTGTCCAACGTTTAGACCCGGTGGACGCAGCATTTGTTCGTGTTCATGGTATTATATTCTCTGGGAAGCATGAAGATCAACTGGAGCCATCAATGAAGCAATTTTTGGACCTTTTGGATAGTCGTATCGGAAGAGAGCACGGAAACTGGTTGGAATCTGG GTACTACATTGGTATTTCATTGAGCTGCCTGCTTCTAGGTTTTGGAGATGAGTCGAACGTTCTAATGCGGGCCATTCTGAACCCTCACCGAAAACATTCAGATATGGACGATAACTGCGAAGCAAATACGAAATCATGTGCCAACTTTAAGACGTCGGTGGAATTTGCAGCACGGACGTTCAAGATTGTTATTGCTCGCTGTGGTGACAAGAATATCTTACCGTGCCTGCATACTCTCTTGGTGTTCTACTGGTTCATGATGGATTTTGATGCAGGACAGCAGTATCTAGAGGATTCACTTCCGTGGGAAGAGACGGCACAGCTGTTAAACCATCTACTGAGGACCAGCAAAGTCGCGCCGCGCCTAGACACAGACGAAATACCTTGGCCGGAAGGAGGGTTCGCGCACCCTCTGCCTGAAGACTACGCGATGCGCGGATTGATCTACACCAAGAACTACTATCCCAATAAGTGGTTCGACAATACCGAGATtgaggacgacgaaaagTATTTCGAACCTGCTTCAACTGTAGTCAATAGATGCGAGAGAATCTTGTGGCTTGGTTATAGCATTGccctgaagaagaagggaaagctCGTTTGGGACGAGCATGCCAAGCAATTTTCGACAAAGAGTAATGATATCGATGCGCGCCAGAATGAGCCAGGCACGCCTAAGCAAGGCCCGTCGAAGACTATTGGTGCATCCGGGGTCGAAGATTAA